CGGGCCCCGCCATCGGCCGCGGCTCATACGTCCCCGGAGGGCCGGGCGACCTGGAGCGCCGCGGTCCCCTCGTAGGGGTCGAGCTCGAGGGCGTCGGCGACGGACACCATGAAGCCGAGCTGGTAGGCCTTCGCGGCGGCGGCGAAGCGCTGCACCGCCGGGTCGCGGCTCAGGGCGTCGCGCAGCGTCTGCTCGTCGCCGATCGCCCTGATGACGTACGGCGGGGAGTACGTCCGGCCGTGCAGCAGCAGGACGCTGCCCACGCACCGGACGGCGGTGGTCGCGAGCACCCGCTGACCGTTGACGCTCATCGCCTCGGCGCCGCCCGCCCACAGCGCGTTGATGACCGCGTGGAGGTCCTGCTCGTGGATGATGAGGTCGTTCGGATCCGCCCCGCGGGAGGGGTCGAGCGCGGAGTCGTTGAGGATGACGGCGACGCCCGGACCGCGTACGGGGGTCAGCCCCGCCGCAGCCGCCATGTCGTCGATGCTCGCCTGGAGGGCCTCCTTCTCGCCGCCCGCGGGGCCCGCCTGCTCGAAGGCGGCGACCTGCGCGGCGAGGTCCTCGACCCGCTCTTTGAGCTCGTCGACGCGGGCCTGCTCGGCACGGATGAGCTCGGCGAGCTCCACCCGCGCACCGATGCGGTCGTGCTCGGCGACCGGCTCCCCCCGGGCGGACACGAAGAGGATCGCGGCGAGCAGGCCGAGGGCCAGCGCGAAGCCGCTGCGCACCGCCGGGCTGGGCACGGCGCCGTCGCCGGGACGCGGCGCCCCGACTGCGGAGTCGAGCGGAGAGTGGTCAGCCATGGTGTCACGGAGTGGAGGCGCCAAGGCGATGTGCACGAGGCAACGCGGGACCGCACGTCGTGCGCCACGGCGAGAGTACCATCGGGCGTCCGCTCACGATGAGACCTGCGAGGTGCGCAGCCGTGCCGAAGTCCCGTTCGAAGCGCTCGACCTACAAGCCGCCCAAACCGCCCAAGCCGAAGCCGAGCCCGCGGTGGCTGCCCTGGCTCGGCCTCGGGCTCATCGGTGGCGGGGTCGCGCTCGTGCTGCTCGCCTACATGGTTCCGGGCTTCCCTGGCGGCAACGCGAACCTCCTCATCGGCTTCGGGCTCATGGCCGGCGGCCTTGGCGCCCTGTCCCAGTACCGGTAATTCCCCTGCTGTCATCTCTCCACAGGGTTGTCCCCAGCTGTGGACGAGGACGGGTCGGCCGTGGCGGCCGCCTCCCGCGCCGACTGCTCGCCGTCGAGGATGGCCCTGATGGCGGGGAGGTAGCGGCCCATGGCCCGGACGTTCGGGTACACGACCTGACGGACGAGTGGCTGGCTGATCCGGTCACCCGTGACATCGATCGCGCTCTTGTAGCGGATCTCTCCGTCGTCCCAGTCCATCTCGAAGTTGCCGATCACCATGCCCCAGTTGATCCGGGTGAAGAACTCCGCGAACTCAACGCGCCGGTGTTCCGGGGCCGTCCACGGCGACACGGAGTAGAAGACGAACCGGGCCAGCGTCTCGTCGGCCTGGGCGAAGCCGCTCCACCGGTGGTCGCCGGTGCCGACCGCCACCTGCAGGACCGTGCGCCCCTCGAGCTTGGCGTAGGGCCACCTGTCCTGCCGGAAGAAGGCCTTGGCGGTGGACAAGATCCGCCCGTCCTCCTCCGCCCCTTGCGCCGAAGACGTCACCCTCAGCTACCTCCTGCGTCGAGGTCGTAGTCGCCTCGGCGGAGGTCCCGGGCCGCGAGCGCGTGACTGGAGCGGTCGCCGAACTGGTAGCCCCAAACCGCGTCGGCCACGGCTTTGTCGGTGACGGCAGGCGCGAACGAGAACACCGGACCCCAGCCTCGCCACAGGGTGGCCGCGGTGACGCCCCACTGCCCGCGTCGGCCCGGGCGCCGATCAGCGGTGTAGAAGTACGTGTCGGCCGCGACGTCCTCCCCCTGGGACCGGATGCAGTCGTACGGCAGGCGGTACGACGCGCCTGTGTGGAGGTCGTAGTCGCGCGTCTCGCGGAGGTCCCATCTGGGGTAGGTCCTGCCCATGCCCGCCTTCAGCTTGGCCACGACGGCACTGTCCGGGATGCCGTAGGCCTTCTCGAAGTGCTCCTTCCAGCTGAGCCACAGCTGCTTGAACGTGATCCCGAGCACACGTGTCGGGTCACCGGGGGCGGCGGTGAAGAACACCGACGTGTCCTTGAGGTTGCTCGCGTGCGCGCGCACCGCCTGCCAGCGCGCGCCCTCTCCGGCGATCTTCGTGTACGCGTCGATGTTCTTCTCGTCTCGCCCGCTCGTGAGGTCGATGAGCTTGGGGGACGTGCTGGTGAGGTCCTGGTCATGGACGTTCGTGTACTTGGGGTTGCGGACGTCGGCCTCCGAGGTGGCCCCCCGCACCGTCTCGTTGCGGTCGCGCATCGACGCGAAGGAGGAGAACTCCCCACCGGTGTTCGACGAGTCGTAGATGCCCTCCACGTAGCCGGTGAAGGCCGCGGCGTGCTGGTACAGCAGGTCGAGCACGTGGCGCTCGCCGCCGAGCGTGAACGGCGCGGTGATCTCGTAGAAGAAGGGGTCGACCGTCGGGACGTCGTCGCGGTCGAAGCGTGCGGGGTCGCGGGTCCACTTCCTGTTCGGTTCGTCCGGCCCGAAACCGACCGACAGGGCGTACGCGTCGATGCCCTGGCCGACGGCCGCGTTGTGGCCAGCCGCCTGCTGCAACGCGGCCAGCCTGCCCTCGACGCGCGGCGCGGTCTCCGAGAACACCCTGACCGCGTCGCCGGCTCCCGCTCCGGTGACGAGCCGGCGCTTCGTGACGAGGACGCGGCCGGTCGGCACCGGGACGCTGATCTTCTTCGCCTTGTCCTTGGGATCGGGGATCTCCTTGTCGCCGTACTCGTGGTAGCTCTCGGGGCGAAGCCCCCCACCGCGGCCGATCGACGTCAACGCGTCCACGGCGTTCTTGCGCTGCACGACCGCCGGGCTGCCCGCCGCGTCGCCGCGCGGCCGCAGCGCCTCTGCGACGGCGCGGTTGCCTGCCGCCCGCTGGAGGAGGAGGACCATGGCGACCCCCATCGGCTGCGCAGCCGGTGAGCCTGACGCAGCCGGCGGCACGGGCTGCGGCGCGCGCGCCCGGGCGCCGTCGGCGGCTTCGCCCGGGGGCTGCGTCTTCGCGGCGCGTGTGGGAGCCATCCGCCTGCTGCCTTCTCGTGACGGCGACCGGGGGGGCTCGCGTCGAGCAGCGAGTGAACGCCACGCCGAGGGCCATGCCAAGAGCCGAGCACGCAGCCCGTCCGGGACGTGCGGATTCCCCATCGGGCAACGGCACCGTTGCCACTGACGGCGGGCACCTGAGCGCCTGCCGCTAGTTCAGCAGGTCCCGCGCCACCTCACGGTGCGTCGTCATCCGCTCGCCGCAGTGGCGAGGCGCCGACTCGGTGCCGCGGACGAGCAGGAGGAGCTCGGCGCCGCAGCCGCCGCAGGCGTAGACGACCCGCTCGGTGCGCGTGTCGATCGGCACCGGTGGCCCGTCGGGCACGTAGCTCGCGCCGTTGCGCAGGGAGGCGAAGGACGCCGTGCCGACGCGCCAGATGGTGAGACCGAGCAGCGGGGCGAACACGTGGACCGGCTCGACGACGCCGAAGGCCGCGAGCCCCAGGCCGACGACGACCGCCGGCCAGAACAGGCGCTTCACGAAGTTCACAACCTCAGGATAGTCACCGTGGGGGCGCCGGTCTCGCGCAGCCAGGCGGCGACGACGGTGGGAAGATTTCGTTGATCTCGTCGTCCGGCCGTGACCACCCAGGGCAACTCGAGGCGGGAGGCCGCGACCTCGTCGTCGACCTGCCCGGGGTCGATGCCGGCGCCCGCCCGGGACCCGCGTCACTCCCAGGGTACGGCGACCGCCCGCTGCCCGTGACCCGTCGACGGTCGGGTGCCCGACCAATCCGCGGCGGACGGCGCTCCGAACGGCCCACCGGGTCACCGTCCTACCGAGGAGGTTTCGCATGCTGAGAACGTCAGCCGCACGCAAGTTCGCGCTCGTGTTCGGGATCGTCTACATCGCCGTCGGGATCGTGGGGTTCGCCGTCACGGGGTTCTCGGACTGGCTGGTGAACACCGACGAACGCCTGCTCATCTTCGAGCTCAACGCCTTCCACAACATCGTGCACCTCGGCATCGGCGGCCTGCTCATCCTCGGCTACTTCCTGCCTGAGGAGAGCTCGACGCAGGGTGTGAACATCGG
This portion of the Egibacteraceae bacterium genome encodes:
- a CDS encoding DUF881 domain-containing protein codes for the protein MADHSPLDSAVGAPRPGDGAVPSPAVRSGFALALGLLAAILFVSARGEPVAEHDRIGARVELAELIRAEQARVDELKERVEDLAAQVAAFEQAGPAGGEKEALQASIDDMAAAAGLTPVRGPGVAVILNDSALDPSRGADPNDLIIHEQDLHAVINALWAGGAEAMSVNGQRVLATTAVRCVGSVLLLHGRTYSPPYVIRAIGDEQTLRDALSRDPAVQRFAAAAKAYQLGFMVSVADALELDPYEGTAALQVARPSGDV
- a CDS encoding cell division protein CrgA is translated as MPKSRSKRSTYKPPKPPKPKPSPRWLPWLGLGLIGGGVALVLLAYMVPGFPGGNANLLIGFGLMAGGLGALSQYR
- a CDS encoding YbjN domain-containing protein, coding for MTSSAQGAEEDGRILSTAKAFFRQDRWPYAKLEGRTVLQVAVGTGDHRWSGFAQADETLARFVFYSVSPWTAPEHRRVEFAEFFTRINWGMVIGNFEMDWDDGEIRYKSAIDVTGDRISQPLVRQVVYPNVRAMGRYLPAIRAILDGEQSAREAAATADPSSSTAGDNPVER
- a CDS encoding DUF4383 domain-containing protein — protein: MLRTSAARKFALVFGIVYIAVGIVGFAVTGFSDWLVNTDERLLIFELNAFHNIVHLGIGGLLILGYFLPEESSTQGVNIGIGAFLLLAAFIGFSGAGTLQIISIDSPLAADNFLHLVSGIVAVAFGFSRVSAATSPA